A genomic stretch from Apodemus sylvaticus chromosome 12, mApoSyl1.1, whole genome shotgun sequence includes:
- the Klhdc9 gene encoding kelch domain-containing protein 9, translating to MAGVQTLGRARGSAWTWRPVARDVLLARAFHTCTELEGRFYLVGGLLEGGARVPSNDTVIFDPAQGQAVRLLARGSPLRSHHDAALVGGRWLCVVGGWDGSRRLSTVAALDTERGVWEAWTANPDSCPPAGLSSHTCTRLSDRELRVSGREGGTHTQRRYGSIYTLKLDHRTRTYCYKEEGCHTASRSGHCAALLPTAGPHPGHQLLLFGGCNSVGPEVAGHWSPGKIKEEPPAAPRLKEQLAKLVSSGQGLQQGPQSLRHHSCSVVGPFAVLFGGETLTRARDTICNDLYIYDTRKSPPLWFHFPCTDRGLKRVGHRTCLWNDQLYLIGGFGEDGRTASPQVCILEFI from the exons ATGGCTGGGGTGCAGACCCTCGGTCGAGCAAGAGGCTCGGCTTGGACCTGGAGGCCAGTGGCGCGAGACGTGCTTCTGGCTCGTGCCTTCCATACATGCACGGAACTGGAAGGACGGTTCTATCTGGTAGGGGGTCTCCTAGAAGGTGGTGCAAGAGTGCCCAGTAACGACACAGTCATCTTTGACCCAGCTCAGGGCCAAGCGGTGCGACTGCTAGCGCGAGGTAGTCCCCTTCGCAGCCACCACGACGCGGCACTGGTGGGAGGACGTTGGCTCTGCGTGGTGGGTGGCTGGGATGGGTCACGTCGCTTATCCACGGTGGCCGCGCTGGACACGGAGAGAGGAGTGTGGGAAGCATGGACCGCGAACCCCGACAGCTGCCCCCCTGCTGGCctcagcagccacacctgcacTCGCCTCTCAGACCGCGAGCTGCGGGTGTCTGGCCGAGAGGGTGGTACCCACACCCAGCGACGCTACGGAAGCATCTACACTTTAAAGTTGGACCACAGGACCCGAACTTATTG CTACAAAGAAGAAGGCTGCCACACAGCCTCACGGTCAGGTCACTGCGCTGCCCTGCTGCCAACTGCTGGACCGCACCCAGGCCATCAGCTTTTGCTCTTTGGGGGTTGCAACTCAGTTGGACCCGAAGTAGCAGGGCACTGGAGCCCTGGAAAAATTAAG GAGGAACCGCCTGCTGCCCCTCGTTTGAAGGAACAGCTTGCAAAGCTTGTGAGCAGCGGGCAGGGGTTGCAGCAAGGACCGCAGAGTTTGCGGCATCATTCCTGTTCAGTGGTGGGACCCTTCGCTGTACTATTTGGTGGAGAAACTCTGACCAGAGCTAGAGATACGATCTGCAATGATCTCTACATCTATGATACCC GCAAGTCTCCGCCTCTGTGGTTCCACTTCCCCTGTACAGACCGAGGACTGAAGCGCGTGGGCCATCGCACTTGCCTGTGGAATGACCAGCTTTATTTGATTGGGGGCTTTGGTGAGGATGGCAGGACAGCTAGCCCACAGGTTTGCATCCTGGAATTCATCTGA
- the Nit1 gene encoding deaminated glutathione amidase isoform X1, giving the protein MLGFITRPPRQILSLLCTGYRLPQIPVLCTQPRKPEDTACVIHRPRAMASSSTSWELPLVAVCQVTSTPNKQENFKTCAELVREAARLGACLAFLPEAFDFIARNPAETLLLSEPLNGDLLGQYSQLARECGIWLSLGGFHERGPDWEQNQKIYNCHVLLNSKGSVVASYRKTHLCDVEIPGQGPMRESNYTMPGQALESPVKTPAGKVGLAICYDMRFPELSLKLAQAGAEILTYPSAFGSVTGPAHWEVLLRARAIESQCYVIAAAQCGRHHETRASYGHSMVVDPWGTVVARCSEGPGLCLARIDLHFLQQMRQHLPVFQHRRPDLYGNLGHPLS; this is encoded by the exons AT GCTGGGCTTCATCACCAGACCTCCTCGCCAAATCCTGTCTCTTCTGTGTACCGGATACCGATTACCTCAAATCCCTGTACTTTGTACTCAGCCCAG GAAACCTGAGGATACTGCCTGTGTCATTCACAGGCCGAGAGCCATGGCGTCCTCATCAACTTCCTGGGAGCTGCCCCTGGTGGCTGTGTGCCAGGTAACATCAACACCAAACAAGCAAGAGAACTTTAAAACATGTGCTGAGCTGGTTCGAGAGGCTGCCAGACTGGGTGCTTGCCTGGCCTTTCTGCCCGAGGCCTTTGACTTTATTGCACGAAATCCTGCCGAGACATTACTCCTGTCCGAACCACTGAATGGGGACCTTTTGGGACAATATAGCCAGCTTGCCAG GGAATGTGGAATCTGGCTGTCCTTGGGTGGTTTCCACGAGCGTGGCCCAGACTGGGAGCAGAATCAGAAAATCTACAATTGTCATGTGCTCCTCAACAGCAAGG GATCAGTAGTGGCCAGCTACAGGAAGACACATCTGTGTGATGTAGAGATCCCAGGTCAAGGGCCTATGAGAGAGAGCAACTATACCATGCCTGGACAAGCTCTTGAGTCACCTGTCAAGACACCAGCAGGCAAG GTTGGTCTAGCAATCTGCTATGACATGCGGTTCCCTGAACTTTCTCTGAAACTGGCCCAAGCTGGGGCAGAAATACTGACCTATCCTTCAGCCTTTGGATCTGTTACGGGCCCAGCCCACTGGGAG GTGCTGCTGCGTGCCCGTGCCATTGAATCTCAGTGCTATGTAATAGCAGCGGCGCAGTGTGGACGCCACCATGAGACGAGAGCAAGCTATGGCCACAGCATGGTGGTTGACCCCTGGGGCACAGTGGTGGCCCGCTGCTCCGAGGGCCCAGGCCTCTGCCTGGCTCGAATTGATCTCCACTTTCTACAACAGATGCGCCAACACCTGCCTGTGTTCCAGCATCGCAGACCTGACCTCTATGGCAACCTGGGTCACCCACTGTCTTAG
- the Pfdn2 gene encoding prefoldin subunit 2, giving the protein MADSSGRVGKSGGSGAGKGAVSAEQVIAGFNRLRQEQRGLASKAAELEMELNEHSLVIDTLKEVDETRKCYRMVGGVLVERTVKEVLPALEGNKEQIQKIIETLSQQLQAKGKELNDFREKHNIRLMGEDEKPVAKESSEGAGAKASSAGVLVS; this is encoded by the exons ATGGCGGACAGCAGCGGTCGTGTGGGCAAGAGCGGCGGGAGTGGCGCGGGGAAGGGGGCGGTGTCGGCGGAACAG GTAATTGCCGGCTTCAACCGCCTTCGGCAGGAGCAGAGGGGCTTGGCATCCAAAGCAGCTGAGCTGGAGATGGAATTGAATGAGCACAG CCTGGTGATCGACACACTCAAGGAGGTGGACGAGACCCGCAAATGCTACCGCATGGTTGGAGGTGTGCTGGTGGAGCGGACCGTCAAAGAAGTGCTGCCTGCCTTGGAGGGGAACAAGGAACAG aTCCAGAAGATTATTGAGACGCTGTCACAGCAGCTTCAGGCAAAGGGCAAAGAACTCAATGACTTCCGGGAAAAGCACAACATCCGTCTCATGGGGGAGGACGAGAAGCCAGTAGCCAAGGAGAGCTCAGAAGGGGCAGGGGCCAAGGCCAGCTCCGCAGGGGTGCTGGTCTCCTAG
- the Nit1 gene encoding deaminated glutathione amidase isoform X3: MASSSTSWELPLVAVCQVTSTPNKQENFKTCAELVREAARLGACLAFLPEAFDFIARNPAETLLLSEPLNGDLLGQYSQLARECGIWLSLGGFHERGPDWEQNQKIYNCHVLLNSKGSVVASYRKTHLCDVEIPGQGPMRESNYTMPGQALESPVKTPAGKVGLAICYDMRFPELSLKLAQAGAEILTYPSAFGSVTGPAHWEVLLRARAIESQCYVIAAAQCGRHHETRASYGHSMVVDPWGTVVARCSEGPGLCLARIDLHFLQQMRQHLPVFQHRRPDLYGNLGHPLS; encoded by the exons ATGGCGTCCTCATCAACTTCCTGGGAGCTGCCCCTGGTGGCTGTGTGCCAGGTAACATCAACACCAAACAAGCAAGAGAACTTTAAAACATGTGCTGAGCTGGTTCGAGAGGCTGCCAGACTGGGTGCTTGCCTGGCCTTTCTGCCCGAGGCCTTTGACTTTATTGCACGAAATCCTGCCGAGACATTACTCCTGTCCGAACCACTGAATGGGGACCTTTTGGGACAATATAGCCAGCTTGCCAG GGAATGTGGAATCTGGCTGTCCTTGGGTGGTTTCCACGAGCGTGGCCCAGACTGGGAGCAGAATCAGAAAATCTACAATTGTCATGTGCTCCTCAACAGCAAGG GATCAGTAGTGGCCAGCTACAGGAAGACACATCTGTGTGATGTAGAGATCCCAGGTCAAGGGCCTATGAGAGAGAGCAACTATACCATGCCTGGACAAGCTCTTGAGTCACCTGTCAAGACACCAGCAGGCAAG GTTGGTCTAGCAATCTGCTATGACATGCGGTTCCCTGAACTTTCTCTGAAACTGGCCCAAGCTGGGGCAGAAATACTGACCTATCCTTCAGCCTTTGGATCTGTTACGGGCCCAGCCCACTGGGAG GTGCTGCTGCGTGCCCGTGCCATTGAATCTCAGTGCTATGTAATAGCAGCGGCGCAGTGTGGACGCCACCATGAGACGAGAGCAAGCTATGGCCACAGCATGGTGGTTGACCCCTGGGGCACAGTGGTGGCCCGCTGCTCCGAGGGCCCAGGCCTCTGCCTGGCTCGAATTGATCTCCACTTTCTACAACAGATGCGCCAACACCTGCCTGTGTTCCAGCATCGCAGACCTGACCTCTATGGCAACCTGGGTCACCCACTGTCTTAG
- the Dedd gene encoding death effector domain-containing protein produces the protein MAGLKRRASQVWPEERGEQEHGLYSLHRMFDIVGTHLTHRDVRVLSFLFVDVIDDHERGLIRNGRDFLLALERQGRCDETNFRQVLQLLRIITRHDLLPYVTLKKRRAVCPDLVDKYLEETSIRYVTPRTLSDPEPRPPQPSKTVPPHYPVVCCPTSGSQMCSKRPARGRATLGSQRKRRKSVTPDPKEKQTCDIRLRVRAEYCQHETALQGNVFSNKQDPLERQFERFNQANTILKSRDLGSIICDIKFSELTYLDAFWRDYINGSLLEALKGVFITDSLKQAVGHEAIKLLVNVDEEDYELGRQKLLRNLMLQALP, from the exons ATGGCGGGCCTAAAGAGGCGGGCAAGCCAGGTGTGGCCCGAAGAGCGTGGTGAGCAGGAGCATGGGCTCTACAGCCTGCACCGCATGTTTGACATCGTGGGCACCCACCTGACACACAGAGATGTCCGCGTGCTGTCCTTCCTTTTTGTTGATGTCATTGATGACCATGAACGTGGACTCATCCGAAATGGCCGTGACTTCCTACTGGCCCTGGAGCGCCAGGGCCGCTGTGACGAGACTAACTTTCGCCAGGTGCTGCAGCTACTGCGCATCATTACTCGCCATGACTTGCTGCCCTATGTTACTCTCAAGAAGAGGCGAGCTG TGTGCCCTGATCTTGTAGACAAGTATCTGGAGGAAACATCAATTCGCTATGTGACCCCCAGAACCCTCAGTGATCCAGAACCGAGGCCTCCCCAGCCCTCTAAAACAG TGCCTCCCCACTACCCTGTGGTGTGCTGCCCCACATCGGGTTCTCAAATGTGTAGTAAGCGGCCAGCCCGAGGGAGAGCCACACTTGGGAGCCAGCGAAAACGCCGGAAGTCAGTGACACCGGACCCGAAGGAAAAGCAGACTTGTG ACATCAGGCTGCGAGTTCGGGCGGAGTACTGCCAGCACGAGACTGCTCTGCAAGGCAATGTCTTCTCCAATAAGCAGGACCCACTTGAGCGCCAGTTTGAGCGCTTTAACCAGGCCAACACTATCCTCAAGTCCCGGGACCTGGGCTCCATCATCTGTGACATCAAGTTCTCTGAGCTCACCTACCTCGACGCATTCTGGCGAGACTACATTAATGGCTCATTATTAGAGGCACTGAAAGGCGTCTTCATCACGGACTCTCTCAAGCAGGCTGTGGGCCACGAGGCCATCAAGCTGCTCGTGAACGTGGATGAGGAGGACTATGAGCTGGGCCGACAGAAACTCCTGAGGAACTTGATGCTGCAAGCATTACCCTGA
- the Nit1 gene encoding deaminated glutathione amidase isoform X2, with amino-acid sequence MLGFITRPPRQILSLLCTGYRLPQIPVLCTQPRPRAMASSSTSWELPLVAVCQVTSTPNKQENFKTCAELVREAARLGACLAFLPEAFDFIARNPAETLLLSEPLNGDLLGQYSQLARECGIWLSLGGFHERGPDWEQNQKIYNCHVLLNSKGSVVASYRKTHLCDVEIPGQGPMRESNYTMPGQALESPVKTPAGKVGLAICYDMRFPELSLKLAQAGAEILTYPSAFGSVTGPAHWEVLLRARAIESQCYVIAAAQCGRHHETRASYGHSMVVDPWGTVVARCSEGPGLCLARIDLHFLQQMRQHLPVFQHRRPDLYGNLGHPLS; translated from the exons AT GCTGGGCTTCATCACCAGACCTCCTCGCCAAATCCTGTCTCTTCTGTGTACCGGATACCGATTACCTCAAATCCCTGTACTTTGTACTCAGCCCAG GCCGAGAGCCATGGCGTCCTCATCAACTTCCTGGGAGCTGCCCCTGGTGGCTGTGTGCCAGGTAACATCAACACCAAACAAGCAAGAGAACTTTAAAACATGTGCTGAGCTGGTTCGAGAGGCTGCCAGACTGGGTGCTTGCCTGGCCTTTCTGCCCGAGGCCTTTGACTTTATTGCACGAAATCCTGCCGAGACATTACTCCTGTCCGAACCACTGAATGGGGACCTTTTGGGACAATATAGCCAGCTTGCCAG GGAATGTGGAATCTGGCTGTCCTTGGGTGGTTTCCACGAGCGTGGCCCAGACTGGGAGCAGAATCAGAAAATCTACAATTGTCATGTGCTCCTCAACAGCAAGG GATCAGTAGTGGCCAGCTACAGGAAGACACATCTGTGTGATGTAGAGATCCCAGGTCAAGGGCCTATGAGAGAGAGCAACTATACCATGCCTGGACAAGCTCTTGAGTCACCTGTCAAGACACCAGCAGGCAAG GTTGGTCTAGCAATCTGCTATGACATGCGGTTCCCTGAACTTTCTCTGAAACTGGCCCAAGCTGGGGCAGAAATACTGACCTATCCTTCAGCCTTTGGATCTGTTACGGGCCCAGCCCACTGGGAG GTGCTGCTGCGTGCCCGTGCCATTGAATCTCAGTGCTATGTAATAGCAGCGGCGCAGTGTGGACGCCACCATGAGACGAGAGCAAGCTATGGCCACAGCATGGTGGTTGACCCCTGGGGCACAGTGGTGGCCCGCTGCTCCGAGGGCCCAGGCCTCTGCCTGGCTCGAATTGATCTCCACTTTCTACAACAGATGCGCCAACACCTGCCTGTGTTCCAGCATCGCAGACCTGACCTCTATGGCAACCTGGGTCACCCACTGTCTTAG